One part of the bacterium genome encodes these proteins:
- a CDS encoding YebC/PmpR family DNA-binding transcriptional regulator: MSGHSKWATIKRKKAGIDSARGQAFTRLIKEITIAARNGGGDPNMNPRLRTAILSAKGANMPADNIDRAIKKGTGELEGVVYEEVTYEGYGPNGVAVMLDTVTDNKNRTAAELRHLFSKNGGNMGSQGCVSWMFETKGVFSVDSSVTDEDTLMSVALDAGADDVSPEDGTFEVLCTPAAVEAVKKALE; the protein is encoded by the coding sequence ATGTCCGGACATTCCAAATGGGCCACCATCAAACGCAAGAAAGCCGGCATCGACTCCGCCCGGGGGCAGGCTTTTACCCGGCTGATCAAGGAAATAACCATCGCCGCCCGCAACGGAGGCGGAGACCCCAACATGAACCCCCGTCTGCGGACCGCCATCCTTTCCGCCAAGGGCGCCAACATGCCGGCCGATAACATCGACCGGGCCATCAAAAAGGGCACCGGCGAGCTGGAGGGCGTGGTCTACGAAGAGGTGACCTACGAAGGCTACGGCCCCAACGGGGTGGCGGTGATGCTGGACACGGTCACCGACAACAAGAACCGCACCGCGGCGGAACTGCGCCACCTGTTCAGCAAGAACGGCGGCAACATGGGCTCCCAGGGCTGCGTGTCCTGGATGTTCGAGACCAAGGGCGTGTTCTCGGTGGATTCCTCGGTCACCGACGAGGACACCCTGATGTCGGTGGCTTTGGACGCCGGAGCCGATGATGTATCGCCTGAAGACGGGACCTTTGAGGTGCTATGCACCCCGGCCGCCGTCGAAGCCGTCAAAAAGGCCCTGGAGG